Genomic segment of Pochonia chlamydosporia 170 chromosome 1, whole genome shotgun sequence:
CTTCCTATGCACAGCTACAATGTGCACACCCACGTACACGGCTAACTCGAGCAACATGTAGCAATAATAGCGGATGGAAGCGATCCCGACTTCTCACATGGCGATTTCTCCCGTCGACTTCAGCAAATGGGTGTAGTACAACCAAATCCAACATTCTCCCCATCGTCAACAGCCAAAACACACATGCGACAAGAATTGAGCGATACACCAAAGTACGCATTATCTAGTCATAATGCTACGTTGTCGGTCCTTGAAGCCCGTGAATTCCTTCAACAGCAGGCAGATGATGACACCGCCAAGGTTGGTCAGACGAGAAGCCATGGCAGAAGATTTGTGGATATGAGGACGTTGATCGATAGCTTGAGACTGAGAGACCAGGGCGTTCCTTACACGGCAATCGAGGAACGTCTGAAACTCCAGCCGGGCACCCTCGGAAGACTTGGTCGTCGTGGCATTCTTGCGCACCTCTCGAAAGCCTTGTAAATCCTGTCTTTGTTGACATACGCGGATTCGAGACCACAAAATCAGCCACGGGGGGGTGTGAAGACGAAAGTAaactcatcaccaacacgaCTTGGGGCAATGTTCTCATGGACAACATATTCCGCAGCTCACAATTCCTCAGGCACGAGGCCGCCAGAGAGAGGCCGTGAATCACCCAATGCACGTCAGCCTCAGTCGTCATGCCGCTATCACCATATGTTACGCCAACGAGGCGAAACCTCGATATGACACTCATATTGGTaaatttgatgttgaccTCACCGGGCGGTTTAAATGCCGTTACCACCAGTGCAGTCGTCTGGGGGTGCTTTGAGCATGCAAGTCGGAGGAAGTAGCAATATGTTGACACTCTTCCGACACTCCCTCCACTACGAAAGACCAGTGCGTGTCatgatggtgctggcattgttTAGCAGCAACGCAGCAACGGTTTGGTACCCATACCCATGAAGTAAACTATGATATAGCTGGCCATTTCCTGTAAACTTCAGAAGAAAAGTTAAAGCTTCTTACATTATCTAACTACCGCTGGGTTGTTTATATAGCCTCGTTTTCTGCAGTGTTCGATGCAGACAGAACACGCACCGTCATATATAATTGCTagcgaacattgaatgcaaatTGTCAGCCGACCCGGTGTCAGCCAACCTAGCAAGGTCCTCTCTATAGTGTAGTGTATTTAACTATACTTACTAGGTGAGACAGCTACTTTAGAAGCACGTAGACGctggtgtctttgatgatAACGCATTCCAGACGGGTAACCCATTGGTTGATGCTATCTGCCAAGACGAAATTGCATAAGGCGAAGCACTTTCCAGGGACGGGACTCCTCTGATTAGCATGTTCGGATCGTAAACGTATCCTCCGGCGGGAGAGCAGGTTTATGGGCTAGGGCTAAATCGTCAAGTATATGATGCTTACAGGAGACGAGCCACTCGGGGGTTGTCTGAGGTGCAAGGATTCCAAGGTGCTGTGAAGTGCCTCAGTGCTATCTTCTGGTGGGCTCAGTTTGACCTGTCCTAAATCGATGAGCTGGTCCGGTTCTATATCCGTCTTCACGAAATTCCCAGCACGGCCGTGCATATGGTCTTGCGATGCCACAGCCAGTGCTTCATTACCAGATCCACCACTTCATCGGGGCACGGTGATGGTAGTTACGAGGTTATGCATCCGAACTTCTGCGTATGGTGCCATGGTGCACACGACCACAAAGGTCTGTCAAATGAAAAATTACATCAGGTTCAATATATCTGATACTCCATCATCATAAATCCTCGTCTAAATTGCCACAGACAAAGCACCTTTATGGTCTACCCTGTATGCCGAAATGATGTTCGGTTGCTACCTGGTATATAAGATATTGTATTGCGTATCGGCACTTAGATTGCCATGATTCAACCTCCGCCCTTAGTCAATACCAATGGCCGGCCAAAATACCTCGTCAGGATACGGGTATGCCACCTCTTCGCGACAGCGAAGGTGCTGGATGTCCGTGTCCGGCCCTGCATGCGTAACGAGTCCGAAGGTCAGAATGTCATATAATGGGAGGATAAGAAAGGTATGAGGTTAAATGATGGCCACGACTTCACCACGACAGACCGTAGAAGTCCCATCTGAAGCGCCAAATGTTGTACTGCAACGGGCAGCGCTGTACCTCTTTCGCGAACACAGTACACTGGAAATTCGTAGAATGACCAGAACAAGTGGGAGAATACCCAGTCAAAATTCCATCATCTGCCGAAACTAATGGTCTGCATGTACATTCGGTCCTACTTCTCGGTCCACCACATGTACACAAGCGAACACGGGTTCAGCAGTGCAGCCTGTTCCCAGGTGAAAACCAGGACCGGTGGTGGTAACAGGTACTGTCAAGCACGGTATCTTGGCACAGTTAACCATGCCGATCAGCCTACGAATTAGCCGCAACAAtgcccatcatcacattCTCAACGCATGCGTGGATGACGGCAAATGAGGCAACAGTCGCGGTCTTGTGGAAACCCATCAACCTGCGACGTCGCTCTTGATTCATAAAGAGAGCTTATGGGAAGCCCCGATATGCTACATCCCCAATGCGTATTCCAGTGCAGCGCTTGGTGCAAGCCAAACAATATCATGCTGTCTACTGGAATATTCCCTGGAATAGGAGGTTGCCATTACCGACCCGGACTGGCAATGGCGGGATCACCATTGTCACGTCTTCTTTCTCCGCTTGCTGGTCGATGAGTTGGTAGCGGTTGGTATGACGGATGCGTCGGTGGTCGGGTCTGAGGTGGTAGGTGGCTCAGCGTCGCTGCTGAAGCCTTCGAAGACTTCTTCGCTATCTGCATCAGTCGCACCGTGCTCCTTCCCAGGAACCGTAGGCAAGGTACTTGTGGAGGGATCCTCAGTGTCCTCTATGGAGCGTTTTTTCGGCATCTCACCGAGCCGTCCGTCACGGCCAGCAATACCGTTGCTGTCGGAGTTCATCGACGGAGCTGGGGTGAACCAGGGAATTTTACCCCTCATAAAATCGTTCAACATCATTTTAGCGACGCCATCCAAGTCAGGCTCTCCTCCACGAAGAAGGCGGCCGCTTTTCCTGGCAAGGAGCTCGAGAAGCTCAGTCGCATTTGTCCACCCTTTGAGATCATACGTCTTTTCCATGTGATGACGCTTTACCCTATCTACAAGCGCTGATATGTACTGCTCTGGATGCTCTACCTTCTCGACTCGGACGACGCCGCGGAGGACAAGGTCAGTAGGAGTATCAGTGCTTGATGGCGGTACAACGCCCGGGCAATCTATGAGGTATATTCTCTTCATAAGGCTCACATATTGCCAAACCTTAGTCTCACCAGGGATAGGGGCGACAGTGCagaccttcttcttcagaaGAGTATTAATAATAGAAGACTTGCCAGTGTTGGGGCCCCCAATCAAACCAACAGATATCTGTTTCCTGTCGGCATGGAGTGTGGAGAATTGTCGTAATAGCTGAATTAAGGAGCCCTTGCCAAATGAattgttgatgctggcgtGAAAAGCCAATGTTGGATATTCCTTGGATAAGCTTCGAACCCAAGCAGCCTAGTTAGGAATTAGCGCATAAACTTCCCAATAGTGGTAGAAACAAACAGATGTCTACAAGAGGGTATGTATGTGTCGTCACTAAGAAATCTCCAGTTTGTGCTCCGCAGAGGATCATGTAGACTTCAACTCATAGACACATGGACCACCTCATGATAGTGCCAGAACGGCACCCATCATGCCGTCAATATTGAATTGACGGCAGGCGAGAGTGGTATGATTAATATTCCAACACCGTAACAGACAACCTTCGTGAGAGAGAATGAAGGAGTCCTGACAAAGGACATTGGGATTGCACCACTGGTAAGAAGTGGCTCTGGGAAGGCTCTGGGAAGGGAGTTGCCGTCtgggtggcggcggcgggtgTTCAGTACGGGACTTACGGCAACGCTGGTTGGGACAAGATCACACTTGTTCAACACAAAAATTAAATGTTTGTGTGGCGCCTCTTCCTTGAGATATTTCTCAATGCTCCGGCATCGGGTTCCGACGGGATCGCGAGCATCCAGGACATGGATAACGACGTCAGAGGAATCGATAACTTTGTAGAGCTCATTCCAGATACGCTTACTCTGGCCCTTGTCGAAAACTGGCTCAATAGCCATGGTCACTTGGCgctcctcttcatcttgtccagacAGCCCGCTGAGAAGTCTGGCCTGCTCCAAACGATCCTGGTACGAGTCCATACTCTTCTCCGTATCCCCAGCCAGATCCGTTAGGCTGCTAACATTGAGTTTAACTCTTTTGCGCTGCGCCCTTGGCCCAAATACTTCAGCAAAAGGCGAGGTTTCGACGGTCATCTTCGCCTTATGCTGTTTGATCCCATTAGTGTCCTGACCATCTCGAATTAAACTCATAGGAAGTTTGTTCGACTTGAGGAGGACTTGGTAAGGATCTTTTGCCTTCTCAGCCATAGCATCCCGGAACGCATTGAGCGTGTCCTGTGACACAACTCGGGTATTTGTGAACCATTTTCGATTCGGCTCGATTCGAGCATCTGGGACGTCCCGAGATTGGTAAGAGGCGGCCTTGGTTATCTTGCCTTCGGCATTTCTCTGCGCCTTCCCCTCCTTATACATGTTCAAGGTCTTGACCTTCTTCGCATTGCTTACGCGAGACAGTTAATTGGTATGCTCGACACGGTGTTGGGGAGTAGTACATACCGATAAAAGTTTTCGCCCTTGACGCGCACATTTGCGAGGCCATCCCCTGTTTTGCCCTGGCGGACTCGCCGGTTGGCCTCTTTCTTTCCCGTACCCATGGTGACCAAAGCCCTTCTGGTTGGGAAAAGatcagttgatgttgaagtagAAACGAACTGGCcggattttttttttttgggatGAGCCCAATTTAAACCTGATTCGCTGCCTGCCCCACCTCCTCATATCTACCCGCAGCAAACCTTGGTAACCAAGCGCAGGGCATTGTTCAGACTGCTTAGGCTGGCTTCGGAAGGAAATAATCCGCGTCCAGGCAATGGCACCAGCATTTTTCCAAAGCCCGTGTCTCCAGCTCCTGTTGTGGAAGCTCCCAAATTCTTCACCTCAACAGATCACCACGATTTTAGCAGAAATCATGTCCTTTAGCGCCCCCGGGCCGTGTTTTCGTGCCCAAGCACAGCGAATGCTCTCAATTTCGCGCATGAgtttctcatcttcctcagCTCGGCCCAATCGTGTACCGCCCGAGTCACCATCGTACATTCGTCTACCTACCCCCCCACAGTCCGACGAGGCCAGACCTCGTCGAGTCCGTGGCCATCTCCCAATACCACGTGAAATATTTCCTCGCGTGGAAGGCAATAGGAAAACTCAACCAGAATATTTGCACAAGACAGCGCCGCGCTCGACAAAGTCTGCTCGCGAAGCAACCACGGCAGCCCAACAATGGAAAAAAGCAATGGCAGAGAGCAGACGTACTAATCTGAAGGAAGGTATAGATGCCCTCTGGATCCGACGGCAAGATATGGATAAATCCCGAGACGAACGTGTGAGCCGCAGGTTTTACAAACACAACAAAGCCAGCGCGGCTCCAGAAAGGGAGGACGACAGATTCACTAGACCTACTGTGTTGGATGCCATTATGGATACGAAGGTGTATCCTGATCCGGCTCGATTTGCTCGTGCCGATAGGAGCCGCACAAGGGTACTTGCAAGAGAGACGGAGAAAAGAGAGGCTCGGAGGGATGCCCTTATGGAACTTTATACAAGCGCCTCACAGTTCATTGTTCATGAGAATGAGCTGAAGGCGAAGATCGACGAAGTCTTTGCGGAGGATTACTTCCAGAAACGGAGTCAAGAGATCCATCGACATGGGATGACTGAGAATATGTGGGGTTCCTATGGCAAACCACCGtccattgccaacatgatggaGACTGCCACTGGGGGCTCGACAAAGGTCATGGAGGCTGACCAAACGGAATCTGACCGCTCAGTaaagagacaaaagagaATAGCAGAGGATTTGACTGGGGGCAGGATGGTCTAGTTGTCTCGTGCTTTGTATATTGTATGTAGTATCTGCCGTGTTCCTAAACTAGCTGTAATAATAGGTCTCTTCTAAGCCACTGCATTTCGAGACTCGAAATACCGTGACCAATCAAAATGATTCTATATAGGAGCCCACCGCCGGTCATATGCCGTGTGCTAGTCGAATACAAGTACCGGCGCTGAAGCAAATGCATCGCTGCGTTGAATGTCGCCTTCGTGGAGTATGTACCGATTCGAGTGTCCAGCGAAACCTGGAAAGAGACAATACTGTGGCTACAACACATGAAAAGTCGTCGCTTCTATCGTTTCTCCACCAGAAGGAAGTGCATCGCAATGTATGCCATGACGATAAAGGTTATGGCAAAAACGCCCAAATTGCGAACGTCCGACCACAAAGCACCATTATCGAAGCCGAAGGAGCTCAAAATTGCGGCACCAGGTACTGTGATGTCGAGGCCATATTTCTTGTCAACAAGTGTGAGCTCAACCACTTCGTTCACTATGAGTGACTCAAAACCATAGTGAAAGATTGATAATGTCTGGAGCCATAGGGCTCCGGGGGGTGTTGCGTCGTGATTAAGTAAAAATCCTGCAAACAGAAGGCTGAAAAGCATAATCAAGCTACCGATCAAGTTGGCAACTCCGCCGTTTTTGCATAGAATGCCGACGAATAGGCAGATGGCAGCGGCAGCCAAATTAAACAGGACTAGAACCAACAAAAATCTGAAGAAATGAGCTGAGTCGGGAACTAGCCCAGTCATTGGATAAATAATTGACCCCATTAAAATTGGTGGAACAATTCTCAACGGAATTATGTCAAATAAGACTTTGGCCGCAAAGTAGGTAATTGGCGAATAGTACCCGTTTGCTCGCTCACGTAGGAACAGAAGACGCTCCGTTGAAAAGACATTTAAGCTCGTAAGAGTGCTGAATCCGAAtagagcaagaagaaagaaaaagagacCTAGCCGGTTCTGAAAGCCTGGGATATCATCTGTTAGACCGTAGAAGAGGTATCCtgagaagacggcgaggatTATGGCAATTGCGTAATGGGTAAGCATGAGCATCGGATCTCGATAGAGATTTTTCCACGTTCTTTGAGAAAGAATGATAAACTGTCCCACGTAACCGACACGGGCATATCCACGCCCTATGACACCAATACCAAGGCTGGGTCTATCATCAATATAGCCATTGGCATTTGAGCCATTGGTCTCAGCTGCGATCGTCACAGCCTGGCGTATTTCTTGATGAGTCGTTTGCGCTATTTTGGACCGAGAAAATGCTTGCGTCATGAGATCAAGATCAGTGACCgagtttgctgttgctgccggGGGTAGATCGTGAGGATCGTCTCGAGTTTGTGAAAGCAGCGCGTTTGTGGGATTTAACTGAAGCTTATAATTGCCTGCCTCCTCCCCACCAGCGTCAGAGGATGCCGTGGTGTCTGCTGTTTGCTTACGTCGAGTAAATAGCTCGCGTTCTTGCCGTTGGCGAATTGAGTCTCGTCGAAAGTTTCTGGGTCTAGGAGATGGTGACAGTTCTCCGACGCTGTCTTCACCTGTGCTATTCCCCGAAATACTTGCTATTGATTTCACTGCCTTTGTGCTGCTGGGACCGACACTAGCCGCATCTACTGCAACACCCCCGTCATCGGCCGAGACGCTTCGACCAGCATGCATCGTGAGGTCAACAAGGTAGTCGGCGATGTTGAAACCTTGTGGGCATTCGTATCCTATGGAGTCAAAATACGGCTGGCATTCGGCAAATGGGCCAGAATAAACTGCTTTGCCCTGTGCCAACAAAATAAGGCGGTCGAACAGGGCCACAATATTAGACCGAGGTTGGTGGATCGTGAATATGACCGTTCTTTGATAACTCTTCGCAAGGGTAACAAGACATTCGACAACGTTGTACGCGTTAAAGGCATCCAATCCGCTGGTAGGCTCATCAAGAAAGAGAATAGAGGGACTGGTGACCAGCTCACAGGCTATACCAACCCGGCGCTTCTCACCACCAGATATACCACGCCCTTTGCCCTCCTCGGACCCAATCAGCGAATCGCGAATATGGTAAATGCCCAGTTCTTTTTCTACCTCGAATACTCTTTGCTCCTTCACCGCGCGACTCATATCACGGGGCAATCGCAGAAGAGCGCTGTTAAGAATTGTCTCGTGAACAGTGAGTGTTGGGAGCATTGTGTCCTCCTGGTCAACAAACCCAACAACCTTTTTGTACTCTGAGCTGCCGACGTTCTCACCATTCACGTAGAAAGTGCCTTCTACCGAGCCGCGCTTGTTTTTACGAGCAAGAATATCCAGAAAGGTTGTCTTTCCCGCCCCAGAAGCGCCCATGATTGCCGTCACCTCACCTGGATGACAAACACCCTGGATACCACCCAGGATACCCTTGCCACCTAATTGATATGAGACATTCTCAAAATACAGAGTAGCGGGTTTATGCTCAGCCATGAGTTTGGTTGCTTCATCGTCGGAGTCCTCCAGGCGAATCGCACCATACCTCAACTTTCGGCGTGAGAGAACCCAGGTCATGATAATGACAGCCACAACAAATAGTGCACAAATAGCGATGACTCCAGCAATAAGAGGCGTATTGATTTGCTTCACCGGCCTTCTGTACCCTGGAACCTGGGTCTCATGCAAGCATTCTCCGGCCTGACAATCAAGCAGGATGCTAGAGTCACCAATCAGGCTGCGAATAAGTTTGTCCATCTCTGGCTCTTTAAAGGCGCAGTCGTGAGCACCACCATTCTGTTGGGTGCACTGGAAGCCCCCAGGGCCGCGAATTGCCTGGTCGAGAAAGTCGCTTAAATCTATTGAGCCATCCTTGCCGCACAACATGCGTTCTGAGATGCAACTGCAGCGTATCTTGTCGCATTTGTAGGACGTGGTGTTTTTGGTTTCACCAAACTCGGCACTGGAGTCGCAATCGCTCAAGTGGCAATAAAACGATTCCACAGCATCGACCCAGACTGTAAAGTAGCGGATTAGTTTTTGCTAGTAGATAACACTTAGGAACCGGCCAATAAGGCCCTTTGTTTGGGGCAGATGAGATCCAAGACGTACACTGGAAGTCACAGgttttttcttctttctgacAGGAAAAGGTGACCTCGGGTCGTTGTTCGCCGAGAAGATCCGTGATCTTCCTGTTAGTCACCTTGCAAAGTTGGTGGTTTTGATGTATGACCTCGCCGTTCTGATAGCAGACACCTCCTTTCCCGGTTTCTACCATCGCGTTGCAAGCTCTATTGTCTGTGCAGACATTACAATTGATCCCGGTCCACCCTTCGTCGCAATCGCACGTTTCCCCAGAGCGCATTTGTCGATCTCGACCCTTTGCTAGGGAACCACAAACTAAATAAACATATTCATTAGCGTATGATCAGGCGCCTCAAGATGAATACAGAGATCTAGGCGGTAAAAGTAGCACCTACGTGGTTGAAGGCAATCGTCGCCACCGAAGCCTGCCGGACAGTCACACTTCCCATTGAACTCGTTGCAGCCAGCATACTGAGCACAGACGTGGGATGGAAGAAGacagttgaagctgcggGTAGTTAGAATTAGAGACATTGCCATAGCATCGGTGGAACTTACCAAGGAGGACAGTTAGGAGGCCTGTCATCCATCAAGGCGAGTTTAGACCGCAGTATGTCAATATCTTGATATGAGGAGTTCCTGAAGGCTAGTACTGCTGAGGGAAGATAAACCATAGCCCCAAGAGCCAAGCTTCTCCATAGCGACggagccatggctgccagaACAAACATGCAAAAGGGTTGCGGGCGCAGGAATTACAAGACGAAGGCCGCTCGTGGTGTTTGGTCGTCGAAGGCCAAGGTGACAACTTGGGGACCTTGACGTCGTCACTGGCAGTGGGTCTGGCCAAGTTAAGGCAACAAACAGGCAGCACGTTTCACAGCTGGGGACCAATGTTGTGGACTAGCGGCAATGAGAACGTCAAGTGATCTTGGGACCCCCAATAATCACAGAACCATGCAATGTCACCACTCCTATGTACGGAGCATGGAGAATTCAGTCCTGGGACTTTCGACCCACACTGACAGAAGAACGGAGAAGGCCACTACGCTGTGACAGTTACCACACTCTACCCCTGCATCCAGGCCATCGGGATTGAATGGGGAAAGGGGACATGTCGAGATGTGGCAACCTTGGACGACTTGGGAACAATGTGAGGGACATATACGGCTCACTGCGCCATGCGCCTGGATAGAGTGGGAAGTGATAAGTATTTGGCTAATCAAAGACGTAGCAGCATGCGGCGTAACGTGCACTTCAATTGTTAACTTTGAAGTGAGTGATGAATATCCTTATATTTCACTTTGCACACATGGCCGACCTACGGACTGTATCTATGATGTTGAGTTGCTGGACTTCACCATCAGGGGTAAAGGCAAGGGCTTCTGAGAAATTTGCAACATCTTACGCTCAAAAGCAGAACGTTGACATTCAAATTGGCCCTGGCCCTGCCTCACAAGCCGGTTCATTGCCTGACACATGGTTAGCCGGATTTTGGGCTTTTGTTCAATCAAGCCTGAGACGGAGAGAATCAGCCCTGTGTTGGCCAGCGCGGCAGTATGTGCCAGTCTTTACTACCGATACTATTCCAGCGGTGGACAATATTTCCTCAGCCAAAAACATCTCGCCTTTTAGCTTGAAAATTATGTGGGATGCGTCCATGGTCTTGGTAAATTTCTCCATGTAGGTGCCACATGATCAGCATGTCACTATGTGTGGAGATGCTTGGCGGATTTCAGCACCATAACCTGCCCTCTTAACCTCAGGTGAAAGGCGCGCCTTTTTCTGGAGCGGGAACAAACATCCCAGAAAACCACGGCCTTTACCTTTCAATAATTTGGACCCTAATCAGAGCTTGGGCATGCCATTTTAACGTACTACTTTGGATAGATGTGGATTAGCATCTAAACCACGTTCGTCTCATTGCAGACTGATCCCGACAACATCACTTGATTATTCCGCCTTGTTTTTGCGAACTGGGATTCCTGGTTCCAATTCAACCCTACTGCTTTCGGATATACCTCCTGGTGTGTCATAATGGTACAATTCGAACGCTTTGAGGTGGAacaatggatggatgagtACGAGACCACGCCGAACGTATTAAATGTTGCGGAAACATGCTGCTCCTCAATTTCGATAGATGACCTATCTGGTCTTtctgacgacaaggagaagcccgCACAAGTTCCGACATCTCACAGGCTTACCTACGGGTCGATTCGGGGATCACTAGCCTTGAGGCAGAAAGTCGCGCAACTTTGTGGTGATGCCAATCGGCATGAGCTGAATGCGGATAATGTCATTATCACGCAGGGTGCGATAAACGCCAACTTCCTCGTTTTGTATAGTCTGCTCGGACCAGGGGACCATGTGGTGTGCGTTTATCCAACATATCAACAGCTGTATTCCGTTCCAGCTAGCCTCGGGGCCGACGTGTCCTTATGGAAGCTACGATCAAACTCACGCTATATTCCTGATGTCGGCGAGCTGCGTATGCTAATAAGGCACAACACGAAGGTTCGCGGCAAGCATTTGTTCCCGCCATCTCATATAAACGCAATCCGCTAAATCCTATTACCTAGATGATCATCATCAATAACCCGAATAACCCAACTGGGGCAGTAATTCCCACCGTGGCATTGGAGGGCATTGCGGAACTAGCACGGGAGAAGAACATTATTCTGCTATCGGACGAAGTATACCGACCTTTGTTTCACGATGGGCATAGGGGTCCCAActcacctcctccagctACCGCCTTGGACTACGAGAGAATCATTGTTACTGGGTCCATGTCGAAGGCATTTGCTCTGGCAGGAATACGGATTGGCTGGGCCGCCTCCAGGGACCAAACTATAATGCAGACTCTTGCCGCTGCTCGAGACTACACAACCATCAGCGTTTCTCAACTAGACGATTACATTGCCAGCTATGCACTGTCGCTGCCGGTCAAAGACCGCCTACTACAGCGTAATATTGCACTGGCGTCGAGAAACCTTTCCATATTAAAGGAATTTATCGACAATCATAGTGATATTTGCTCTTGGGAACAACCCTTTGCAGGAACCACAGCTTTCATTCAGTTTTGGGCTCACGGCCGACCAGTCGATGATGTATCATTTTGCAAAGATCTCTTAAAACAAACTCAGGTTCTGTTTTGCCCCGGTTCGCTGTGCTTCGGTGGTGGCAAAGACTTTGCTGGGTTTGTTCGAGTCGGATACGTTTGTGAGACCGCTGTGCTCCAGGAAGCATTGAAGAAACTAGACAAGTATGTAAGAGATGGCTGGTGGAGTAAAGAGATAGCCACAGTTCGTGATTAACTTGTACATCGGTCATTGGACGTGGTACAAGTGGCAATGGTATCAGCGTTGTCTTCGCTGAATTGAGTGCATGAAAAGAGCTGGAGTCGGGCCGGCAAGCGGTAAAACGGCATAGAACGAAGAAAGAGCCACCGCGAATAAATCCATCCTACTGCTCATACAATTCCGTTTGGAGTCGCACTACTGTTTTGAAATACAGTAGGGTCTTGCTGACTCAACAGTTGGCACTGGTCAGGACCAGGTTTGGTGGGTGGAGTTCCAACTAACGTGGATCAAAAGAGGCTTGGCCTGGAACTCAAGCAAGCCCACCTCACTAGCCAGTTGATGACGACGCTTCCGGCACTTGACTTCCCGAACGACGAAGGCTTCATGGCCGGTCTCGCCGGCCGGGTCGATGTCGCTAAAGATCTTCGAGCGGATTCCTTTCCGGATTGTAATCTTGTTCCAGAGTCCTCGTAGACAGGAGCCTCTTAGAGAACGCGTTGATCCCCCTCGTTGCTCTCATTTCAAACTGGCgtgttggcgatgaagaaTTCTAAAGTCCTATGTCTTAGTGCCGTCCCGACGGCCACGCTCATAGCCACCGTAATTGGACAGGTGGTACAATGGGATATTCAGAAAACCCAGCAAGCAAACCTTTATCGTCGCTCTGGACCGACACTTCAATCAGATGTATCTAATGAGAAAACTCAAGGCGGATATTTTGCGACTGTTCAGATTGGAACGCCTGGCCAAAAGCTTTCCCTACAGCTCGATACTGGAAGCAGCGATGTTTGGGTACCTTCTAACGAAGCCGAGGTCTGCTTGGACAAATCCCGAGGCGGATGTCCTCTGGGCTCTTGTAAGTCACATTTGAGAGGAGACAAGAACATGTTTTTGCATTAATGATACGCTGACTGGCAACCGCTACTAGTTAACCCTAGACAATCTAGTACTTTCGACATCATCGTACGAAACGGTTTCGACATATCCTACCAGGATAATAGTTCCTCAAAAGGCGACTACTTTGCTGACAAGTTCGAGCTCGGCCCATCATCGATAGATAATTTTACTATGGGTCTGGGAAAGAACACGGATGTGCCCTTTGGCTTGATT
This window contains:
- a CDS encoding aminotransferase (similar to Metarhizium acridum CQMa 102 XP_007808217.1) gives rise to the protein MVQFERFEVEQWMDEYETTPNVLNVAETCCSSISIDDLSGLSDDKEKPAQVPTSHRLTYGSIRGSLALRQKVAQLCGDANRHELNADNVIITQGAINANFLVLYSLLGPGDHVVCVYPTYQQLYSVPASLGADVSLWKLRSNSRYIPDVGELRMLIRHNTKMIIINNPNNPTGAVIPTVALEGIAELAREKNIILLSDEVYRPLFHDGHRGPNSPPPATALDYERIIVTGSMSKAFALAGIRIGWAASRDQTIMQTLAAARDYTTISVSQLDDYIASYALSLPVKDRLLQRNIALASRNLSILKEFIDNHSDICSWEQPFAGTTAFIQFWAHGRPVDDVSFCKDLLKQTQVLFCPGSLCFGGGKDFAGFVRVGYVCETAVLQEALKKLDKYRLGLELKQAHLTSQLMTTLPALDFPNDEGFMAGLAGRVDVAKDLRADSFPDCNLVPESSAVPTATLIATVIGQVVQWDIQKTQQANLYRRSGPTLQSDVSNEKTQGGYFATVQIGTPGQKLSLQLDTGSSDVWVPSNEAEVCLDKSRGGCPLGSFNPRQSSTFDIIVRNGFDISYQDNSSSKGDYFADKFELGPSSIDNFTMGLGKNTDVPFGLIGVGYANNEASTETANAIYPNLPIAMQEAGIINSVAYSLWLNDLDASTGNILFGGIDTEKYVGNLTRLPVLSQNRQFTHFVVSMFSLEASSPSGSDILTSKELPLGVVLDSGTTLTYLPPDMATQVWKEVGATYDDVTFKAAILPCSYANHAGYFSFLFSGPAGPRINVTMDELVLPLTTGEPPRFSDGPHRGQAICEFGIQSSSDTPWLLGDTFLRSAYVVYDLINNEVGMAPTDFNSTKSNVIAFASKGATIPSATPVNNGTQSDTQPQPTQTGQSAAKGFQAGNVGSQLEPMSVDGLMLVSMAVAILLMDVLAYFD